The Chitinophagales bacterium genome has a segment encoding these proteins:
- a CDS encoding helix-turn-helix transcriptional regulator — protein sequence MPNKLREYRKHQGLRQLDVATKLGFSSTDRISKWERGLTYPHLLNLFKLCKLYNVYPHELYDGLLSTAYVDMKRENINN from the coding sequence ATGCCTAATAAATTACGTGAATATCGCAAACACCAAGGATTGAGACAGCTTGATGTCGCTACAAAATTAGGGTTTTCGAGTACGGACAGAATCTCTAAGTGGGAACGAGGACTGACGTACCCACACTTGTTAAACTTATTTAAGCTCTGTAAACTGTATAACGTATATCCACATGAACTCTATGATGGATTACTATCCACGGCGTATGTGGATATGAAAAGAGAAAATATCAATAACTAG
- a CDS encoding T9SS type A sorting domain-containing protein, with protein MKHKIPFYIILFSSFFQKISAQPWLPLGNGVNGFVYALCVDSQSNLLYVGGDFVRVGDNLPVENLAVWDGNAWLTTAELPHQVNDLQYYHGKMYAALDDGLVGYIQDSRFVIVGSFSGTVNTLGVWKDTLYAGGYFITSYNENEDVTVNHIARFDSIFEWHALGNGINVGSNVKSLYEYKGDLIAGGAFEKAGDTILNNIGRWDGYNWHSMGSGVTTRGKYYLAYINALDTFQNKLIVGGDFKQVDEIEVHSLATWSGKKWDTLAQTRTDVVNVLYSANEVLYVSGDLKQPIMVWNGIKWDNLNFGRSGAIYSNAFYLNNLYVGGLFPGLNDSLNNIAYLDYSTNQNLCTAPYAGQVSDITSSAATLTWLDSSTIPTSYRIYYKVKNTTGWQKVHAKTKNKALKGLLTNTTYSWMVGTKCDTSHSGFSQRYEFTTLTEKKSLSEDYSQFNFSIFPNPGNGQINIVVISDNSSPLILKIYDMAGRVVYSDGWINGGSNDKLLDLSTLQPGIYSMQLLCNNQEAIRKMVLIK; from the coding sequence ATGAAACATAAAATCCCTTTTTACATAATTTTATTTTCATCTTTTTTCCAAAAAATTTCTGCACAACCTTGGCTACCCTTAGGCAATGGAGTAAACGGTTTTGTATATGCATTATGTGTAGATTCTCAATCAAATCTTTTATATGTTGGTGGTGATTTTGTGCGCGTTGGTGATAACTTGCCCGTCGAAAACCTGGCGGTATGGGACGGCAATGCATGGCTTACAACGGCGGAACTACCTCACCAGGTGAATGACCTTCAGTATTACCATGGGAAAATGTATGCAGCGCTAGACGATGGCTTAGTTGGGTATATCCAAGATAGCCGGTTCGTAATTGTAGGATCTTTTAGTGGTACTGTCAATACGCTTGGTGTTTGGAAAGATACCTTATATGCAGGAGGTTATTTTATAACTTCTTATAACGAAAATGAGGATGTAACAGTTAATCACATTGCTAGGTTTGACAGTATTTTTGAATGGCATGCATTGGGCAATGGTATAAACGTAGGGTCTAATGTTAAAAGTTTGTATGAATATAAAGGGGATTTAATTGCAGGTGGAGCCTTTGAAAAAGCAGGAGATACTATTCTAAATAATATAGGACGATGGGATGGTTATAATTGGCATTCAATGGGCAGCGGAGTTACCACTAGGGGAAAATATTATTTAGCTTATATTAATGCATTAGATACGTTTCAAAATAAATTAATTGTTGGCGGTGATTTTAAGCAGGTTGATGAAATAGAAGTGCACAGCCTGGCAACATGGTCAGGTAAAAAGTGGGACACTCTTGCCCAAACCCGAACAGATGTGGTCAATGTTCTTTACAGTGCCAATGAAGTTTTATATGTTTCAGGAGATTTGAAACAACCTATAATGGTTTGGAATGGAATAAAGTGGGACAATCTTAATTTCGGACGTTCTGGAGCAATTTATAGTAACGCTTTCTATTTAAATAATCTATATGTTGGTGGATTGTTCCCTGGATTGAATGATAGTTTAAATAATATTGCTTATCTTGATTATTCTACAAACCAGAATTTATGCACAGCTCCATATGCAGGTCAGGTCAGTGACATTACTTCTTCCGCCGCAACGCTCACGTGGCTAGATTCATCAACCATACCTACCTCTTACCGTATTTATTACAAAGTAAAAAATACTACTGGCTGGCAGAAGGTGCATGCCAAAACAAAAAATAAGGCACTTAAAGGATTACTGACAAATACAACTTATTCTTGGATGGTGGGAACGAAATGCGATACTTCTCATTCCGGGTTTTCGCAACGCTATGAATTCACCACTCTTACCGAAAAAAAATCGCTATCAGAAGATTATTCTCAATTTAATTTCTCCATATTCCCCAATCCAGGTAACGGACAAATTAATATAGTAGTTATTTCAGACAACAGTAGTCCCCTTATTCTTAAGATATATGATATGGCAGGCCGAGTTGTTTACTCTGATGGTTGGATAAATGGAGGCTCAAATGATAAACTACTGGATCTTTCAACACTCCAGCCGGGCATTTATTCTATGCAACTGCTCTGCAATAACCAGGAAGCAATTCGGAAGATGGTTCTGATAAAATAG
- a CDS encoding transposase has protein sequence MQGGKLYFFTATNLEWKMVLRDDHYKMIIVNSLNHLVLNKQMTIYAFVIMPNHMHIIWSFPEFSDPSKIKQRFMKFTAQIIIEDLKRNRN, from the coding sequence ATGCAAGGTGGTAAGCTTTATTTCTTTACTGCAACAAATCTGGAGTGGAAGATGGTTCTCAGGGATGATCATTACAAAATGATTATCGTAAATAGCTTAAACCATCTAGTCTTAAATAAGCAGATGACTATATATGCATTTGTCATAATGCCAAATCACATGCATATCATATGGAGTTTTCCTGAGTTTTCAGATCCTTCCAAAATTAAACAGCGATTTATGAAATTTACAGCACAGATAATTATTGAAGACTTAAAAAGAAATAGGAACT
- a CDS encoding cysteine--tRNA ligase, with protein sequence MNPLRIYNTLTREKEVFAPLTPPHVGMYVCGPTVSGESHLGHVRAQIVFDIVYRWLKYQGYQVRYVRNITDAGHFEEEDRESEDKVMNKAKLEQLEPMELVNKYTNLFHDAMDRLNVSRPNIEPTATGHIIEQINMIEEILAKGFAYVVNGSVYFDVKKYAQEFDYGRLSGRKIEDMIAGSRELEGQNEKHNPADFALWKNSPPEHIMRWKSPWGEGFPGWHIECSAMATKYLGTPFDIHGGGMDLMFPHHESEIAQTKVVTGKAPVRYWMHNNMITINGQKMSKSLNNTITISQLFSGNHPLLEQAYSPMTVRFFILQTHYRSTVDFSNEALKAAEKGLQRLMAAHSAITNLIYDENMHDFDQEEDNNLVQLCDACTVNMNDDFNTAMSLASLFELTSKIFSWQNGQLKISTIKRETCALVKKTFDDFVSDIFGFKNESENELNDKTKDVIELLITMRKEAREKRDFFTSDAIRDRLVKIGIQLKDGNEGTTWQTIPSS encoded by the coding sequence ATGAATCCTCTTCGTATCTATAATACATTAACGCGCGAGAAGGAAGTTTTTGCACCCCTTACACCGCCCCATGTGGGTATGTATGTATGCGGACCAACAGTAAGTGGTGAATCACATCTTGGGCATGTGCGTGCACAGATTGTATTTGATATTGTATACAGGTGGCTAAAATATCAGGGCTACCAGGTAAGGTATGTGCGCAATATTACTGATGCCGGTCATTTTGAAGAAGAAGACCGTGAATCGGAAGACAAAGTGATGAACAAGGCAAAGCTGGAGCAACTGGAGCCTATGGAACTGGTGAACAAATACACCAATCTTTTTCATGATGCCATGGATCGCCTTAATGTTTCGCGACCTAATATTGAACCTACTGCAACAGGACACATCATAGAACAAATCAACATGATTGAGGAAATCCTTGCAAAAGGATTTGCTTATGTGGTAAATGGCTCGGTATATTTTGATGTTAAGAAATATGCCCAGGAGTTTGATTATGGAAGATTAAGCGGAAGAAAAATAGAAGATATGATTGCAGGAAGCCGCGAGCTGGAGGGCCAAAATGAAAAGCACAATCCGGCTGATTTTGCTCTCTGGAAAAATTCCCCGCCGGAACATATTATGCGCTGGAAATCCCCCTGGGGCGAAGGTTTCCCCGGCTGGCACATCGAATGTTCAGCCATGGCAACTAAATATCTTGGGACACCCTTTGATATCCATGGAGGCGGTATGGATCTAATGTTCCCCCATCACGAAAGTGAAATAGCCCAGACAAAGGTGGTAACCGGAAAAGCTCCTGTCCGATATTGGATGCATAACAACATGATCACCATTAATGGTCAGAAGATGAGCAAGTCGCTCAATAATACCATTACCATTTCTCAATTATTCAGTGGCAATCATCCCCTCCTTGAACAGGCATATTCGCCCATGACGGTGCGTTTTTTTATTTTACAAACTCATTACCGCAGTACTGTGGATTTTTCAAATGAGGCTCTAAAAGCGGCTGAGAAAGGGTTGCAGCGGCTTATGGCTGCTCATTCTGCAATCACTAATCTTATCTATGATGAAAATATGCACGATTTTGACCAGGAGGAAGATAACAACCTGGTGCAGCTTTGTGATGCATGCACGGTAAACATGAACGATGACTTTAATACTGCTATGTCGCTTGCTTCTTTATTTGAATTAACATCTAAAATTTTTTCATGGCAAAATGGCCAATTGAAAATTTCAACTATAAAAAGAGAGACCTGTGCATTGGTAAAGAAAACATTTGATGATTTTGTGAGCGATATTTTTGGATTTAAAAATGAATCTGAAAACGAATTAAATGATAAAACGAAAGATGTTATAGAGCTGCTGATAACTATGAGAAAGGAAGCAAGAGAAAAAAGAGACTTCTTTACTTCTGATGCAATCCGGGACCGGCTCGTCAAAATAGGTATACAGCTTAAGGATGGAAATGAAGGAACTACCTGGCAAACTATTCCTTCCTCCTAA
- a CDS encoding DNA polymerase/3'-5' exonuclease PolX, which yields MPSNREISSILKTLSELMELHGKTSFKTKSYASAAFQIGRLDDEVENLARPQLEKIINKSIIPKIMELKETGTLEMLEELIELTPPGIFEMMRIKGLGGKKLGLIWKKAGIENLEALLEACKNNELAQLNGFGEKTQQNILKSIEYYNANTNKFHLATVARDGEKIVESLKRVFKSDQVSLCGELRRQCNVVSGIEILCTLPSKKVIAKKSELPHLIIKSSSANEIKGHTINEIPFTIYVTSEEEYFYTLFKMTGNEEHVNKIISRVKDSYSVYESEEQIYKAAEVSYVLPEMRENLAEWDFIKKEKANNLVTDGDILGVVHNHTTWSDGIDTLKNFADACIRKGFQYAVISDHSKNAHYAGGLTEEQIIRQQEEIDALNKKIAPFKIFKSIECDILIDGNLDYNNDFLKRFDLVIISVHQSLKMDEEKATKRLLRAIENPYTTILGHMTGRKLLVRSGFPVDYKKIIDACAANNVIIEINANPYRLDMDYSHIPYALKKGVMISVNPDAHSIGEIDNIHWGITSARKGGLTKDMTWNAMTLKEIEKWLKNRRRRQT from the coding sequence ATGCCAAGCAACCGGGAGATCTCTTCTATTCTTAAAACATTATCTGAACTCATGGAGTTGCATGGCAAAACCAGCTTCAAAACAAAATCATATGCGTCCGCTGCTTTCCAAATAGGGCGTTTGGATGATGAAGTAGAAAACCTTGCCCGGCCACAGCTTGAAAAGATTATTAATAAATCCATAATTCCTAAGATTATGGAGCTTAAAGAAACGGGCACTCTTGAAATGCTTGAAGAGCTCATAGAGCTTACACCTCCGGGCATTTTTGAAATGATGCGTATTAAAGGGTTGGGGGGTAAAAAGCTTGGCTTAATCTGGAAAAAGGCAGGCATTGAAAACCTCGAAGCGTTACTCGAGGCTTGTAAAAATAATGAGCTTGCGCAGCTTAACGGTTTTGGAGAAAAAACACAGCAGAATATCCTTAAATCCATTGAATACTATAATGCTAATACGAATAAATTTCACCTGGCAACTGTAGCGAGAGATGGAGAAAAAATTGTGGAATCGCTGAAACGGGTTTTTAAAAGTGACCAGGTGAGCCTGTGCGGTGAGCTGCGGCGACAATGCAATGTAGTTTCCGGAATTGAAATTTTGTGTACACTTCCTTCTAAAAAGGTTATAGCAAAAAAATCAGAGTTGCCTCATCTGATCATTAAATCTTCTTCAGCGAATGAAATAAAAGGACACACTATTAATGAGATTCCGTTTACAATATATGTCACGTCAGAGGAAGAATATTTTTATACCCTGTTTAAAATGACAGGAAATGAAGAACATGTAAATAAGATAATAAGCAGAGTAAAAGACAGCTATTCTGTATATGAATCGGAAGAACAGATTTATAAAGCTGCTGAAGTTTCGTATGTACTTCCGGAAATGCGTGAGAACCTTGCAGAATGGGATTTCATCAAAAAAGAAAAAGCAAATAACCTGGTTACAGATGGAGACATTCTTGGCGTGGTTCACAACCATACTACCTGGAGTGATGGTATAGACACACTAAAAAATTTTGCAGACGCCTGCATTAGGAAAGGCTTTCAATATGCAGTTATTTCGGATCATTCAAAAAATGCACACTATGCGGGAGGGCTTACTGAGGAACAGATTATAAGGCAACAGGAAGAAATTGATGCTTTAAATAAAAAAATTGCGCCTTTTAAAATCTTTAAAAGCATTGAATGTGATATTTTAATAGATGGTAACCTCGATTACAATAATGATTTTCTCAAACGCTTCGACCTCGTAATTATATCCGTACATCAGTCCTTAAAAATGGATGAAGAAAAAGCAACAAAGCGCTTATTAAGAGCTATTGAAAATCCATATACTACCATCCTCGGTCACATGACCGGCAGAAAATTATTGGTACGAAGTGGCTTTCCCGTTGATTACAAAAAAATAATTGATGCCTGTGCTGCGAATAATGTGATTATTGAAATTAATGCCAATCCTTACCGGCTTGATATGGATTATTCTCATATTCCCTATGCGCTTAAAAAAGGCGTAATGATCTCTGTAAATCCCGATGCACACAGCATTGGTGAAATTGATAATATTCACTGGGGCATTACTTCAGCACGTAAAGGAGGATTGACCAAAGACATGACATGGAATGCGATGACCTTGAAAGAAATCGAAAAATGGCTTAAAAATCGCAGGCGTAGACAGACTTAG